One window from the genome of Methanoculleus sp. 7T encodes:
- a CDS encoding S1C family serine protease: MDKIGYKPILHLGDAQPVPGADGPRAHPDTEESDADLLDAYSRAVVRVVESVGPAVVSVVVGKTLQGRRGEQMGAGSGVIVAPEGYIMTNNHVVQGAGRIEVRTADGTALPARLVGADPATDLAVLRAETGGLAYASFGDSAALSVGQLAIAIGNPLGFDSTVSTGVLSALGRALRSRDGRLIENIIQHTAPLNPGNSGGPLVDSHGRVIGINTAIIPMAQGICFSIPSNTAAWVLPQLVADGRVRRGYLGIAGQSRPLERPLVLALGLTKNQAVEVVSVSRTSPAGRAGLRSGDLIIAINDTCVTCVDDLHRFLSAWPIAEPATLTLIRGRQRITLPIIPMEAVACPATG; encoded by the coding sequence ATGGATAAAATTGGGTACAAACCCATCCTACATCTCGGCGACGCTCAACCGGTACCCGGTGCAGACGGGCCTCGTGCACACCCCGATACCGAAGAGTCCGACGCCGACCTCCTCGACGCTTACTCCCGTGCCGTTGTCCGGGTCGTCGAGTCCGTGGGGCCCGCAGTCGTGAGCGTGGTCGTGGGAAAGACCCTCCAGGGCCGGAGGGGCGAGCAGATGGGAGCGGGCTCAGGCGTGATCGTGGCGCCCGAGGGCTACATCATGACCAACAACCATGTGGTGCAGGGAGCAGGGAGGATCGAGGTCCGTACGGCGGACGGAACCGCCCTTCCCGCACGCCTCGTCGGGGCCGACCCGGCGACCGATCTCGCCGTGCTCCGTGCCGAGACCGGGGGGCTTGCGTATGCCTCCTTCGGCGACTCGGCGGCGCTCTCGGTCGGCCAACTTGCGATCGCCATCGGCAACCCGCTCGGCTTCGACTCGACCGTCTCGACGGGCGTCCTGAGCGCTCTCGGGCGGGCGCTTCGGAGCCGGGACGGCCGCCTGATCGAGAACATCATCCAGCACACCGCACCGCTGAACCCAGGCAACTCCGGCGGCCCGCTGGTAGACTCACACGGCCGGGTCATCGGGATCAACACGGCGATCATCCCCATGGCGCAGGGCATCTGCTTCTCGATCCCGTCCAACACCGCCGCTTGGGTCCTCCCGCAACTGGTCGCCGACGGCAGGGTGCGGCGCGGATACCTCGGCATCGCCGGCCAGTCACGCCCGCTGGAGCGCCCGCTCGTCCTGGCGCTCGGGCTTACCAAGAACCAAGCGGTCGAGGTCGTCTCGGTCTCCCGGACAAGCCCCGCCGGCCGGGCAGGGCTCCGCTCGGGAGACCTGATCATTGCGATCAACGACACCTGCGTGACGTGCGTGGACGACCTGCACCGGTTCCTCTCCGCCTGGCCCATTGCGGAACCTGCAACCCTGACGCTCATCCGGGGGCGGCAGCGGATCACGCTCCCGATCATTCCGATG
- a CDS encoding alpha/beta hydrolase has protein sequence MLGTAAIEVDTIRVEVPQVTVRRMPQPGEAYDIVEIETDRGTTVCQYYESAGARSGVVMVGGTGGGFDTPARRLYPRLAQDLRNDRISTLRVQYRQPTDLVESTVDMVLGMRYLESRDVSAVGLIGHSLGGAVAVQAAANDPAVRVVVTLATQAAGTEPIAGLPRRTAILLVHGDADTVTSPRSSEEAYRRAHEPRRLVVYEGAGHTLDEAAESLYVEVKAWLLKHLPGTLV, from the coding sequence ATGCTCGGGACGGCTGCTATCGAAGTGGATACCATAAGGGTAGAAGTGCCTCAAGTGACCGTAAGGAGGATGCCGCAGCCCGGGGAGGCCTACGATATCGTGGAGATCGAGACCGACCGGGGGACGACCGTCTGTCAGTACTACGAGTCGGCGGGTGCTCGGAGCGGCGTCGTCATGGTGGGAGGGACCGGCGGAGGGTTCGACACTCCTGCACGGAGGCTGTATCCGCGGCTGGCACAGGACCTCCGGAACGATAGGATCAGCACGCTCCGGGTGCAGTACCGGCAGCCGACCGACCTCGTGGAGTCGACCGTCGATATGGTCCTTGGTATGCGCTACCTTGAGAGCCGGGACGTCTCGGCAGTCGGGCTGATCGGGCACTCGCTCGGGGGAGCGGTGGCGGTCCAAGCGGCGGCGAACGACCCTGCAGTCAGGGTGGTCGTCACGCTCGCCACGCAGGCGGCCGGAACCGAACCGATCGCGGGTCTCCCGAGACGGACGGCGATTCTCCTGGTCCACGGCGATGCCGACACGGTCACTTCTCCCCGCTCTTCGGAAGAGGCCTACCGACGCGCCCACGAGCCCAGACGGTTGGTCGTCTATGAAGGAGCGGGCCACACCCTCGATGAGGCGGCGGAGAGCCTGTACGTCGAGGTGAAGGCGTGGCTCCTCAAGCACCTGCCGGGAACGCTCGTCTGA
- a CDS encoding cupredoxin domain-containing protein, with protein sequence MSGNTPMRLVLLAALAVMAATYALPAAAQNETDVMTPPSGSWTDLAGQNVVLIESTGFVPDPVTILAGDTVTWVNNDTSPHTVTGATPDGRQVFNSGVIAPGDTFTYPFTEPGTYAYASTTTGMTGAVIVGGTGTGQPAGDVAEGNATGTAPGAGGNETPSESAAPGMTGNESPVGVISSNESVNATPGTAPGEGGAPEMGGNASPLNLTENEAPSSGGGGAPETETEGSLPSTTPTPTPTPLYATGAIWALAVAGLWAAAKKRR encoded by the coding sequence ATGTCTGGGAATACACCGATGCGTTTGGTGCTTCTGGCGGCCCTAGCCGTCATGGCGGCAACATATGCGCTTCCGGCAGCGGCACAGAACGAAACCGACGTGATGACGCCTCCCTCCGGGAGCTGGACGGACCTTGCCGGGCAGAACGTCGTTCTCATCGAGAGCACCGGCTTTGTGCCCGATCCGGTCACCATTCTCGCCGGCGACACTGTGACATGGGTGAATAACGACACAAGCCCGCATACCGTCACCGGTGCGACACCGGACGGCCGGCAGGTGTTCAACTCCGGCGTCATAGCCCCGGGGGACACGTTCACCTATCCCTTCACCGAGCCGGGCACCTACGCCTACGCCTCCACCACAACCGGTATGACCGGGGCCGTCATCGTGGGGGGCACGGGGACCGGGCAGCCTGCCGGAGACGTTGCCGAGGGGAATGCGACGGGGACGGCTCCGGGCGCCGGCGGAAACGAGACTCCCTCTGAAAGCGCCGCTCCCGGCATGACCGGGAACGAATCTCCCGTCGGAGTAATCTCATCGAACGAAAGCGTGAATGCAACTCCGGGCACGGCTCCCGGAGAAGGGGGTGCGCCGGAGATGGGCGGGAATGCATCCCCATTGAACCTGACAGAGAACGAGGCCCCCTCATCAGGGGGCGGAGGTGCGCCGGAGACCGAGACTGAAGGCAGCCTGCCGTCCACGACCCCGACACCGACACCGACGCCGTTATATGCGACAGGGGCTATCTGGGCTCTTGCCGTTGCGGGGCTCTGGGCTGCAGCAAAGAAGCGGAGATGA
- a CDS encoding DUF7123 family protein yields MSTKDRIKERYSDTQRRILYHLKSGLKAGKSYFKSKYIATDLGLSPKEVGINLAILSEICDELDIRRWSYSNSTTWRVTPRAS; encoded by the coding sequence ATGTCGACAAAGGACCGTATTAAAGAGAGATATAGCGATACCCAGCGGAGGATCCTGTATCACCTCAAATCCGGATTGAAAGCAGGCAAATCCTACTTCAAATCAAAGTATATCGCAACCGATCTGGGCCTATCCCCAAAAGAGGTCGGCATCAACCTTGCCATCCTCTCGGAGATCTGCGACGAGCTGGATATCAGGCGCTGGAGCTACTCGAACAGCACGACGTGGCGTGTCACCCCCCGGGCATCATAA
- a CDS encoding CheR family methyltransferase, whose translation MDAFLSLQRSIEKLVGIKCSNYKEDYIKRRILSRMRLTNTEDYEAYHKYLLANPQEIDLLRNALTINVTKFFRDPEVFEVLQREVLPDLARRGRSIRIWCAGCATGEEPYSIAILMHELMALHRDIGVTIYATDIDAVVLQKATAGIYDRKSLENVDERRIRKHFISRDDGTFEVRPHLKDLVKFRQHDLMSGVPIARYLDAVTCRNVTIYFTEEQKNELAHLFHSALAADGYYVMGKTEYLGREVEHLFAPYNVMQKILRKAA comes from the coding sequence ATGGATGCATTCCTGTCGCTCCAGAGGAGCATCGAGAAACTTGTCGGAATCAAGTGCTCAAACTACAAAGAAGATTACATCAAGCGGCGCATCCTCTCGAGGATGCGCCTGACGAATACCGAGGACTACGAGGCCTATCACAAGTACCTTCTCGCAAACCCGCAGGAGATCGACCTGCTCCGCAACGCCCTCACCATCAACGTCACCAAGTTTTTCCGCGACCCTGAGGTCTTTGAGGTGCTGCAACGGGAGGTGCTGCCGGATCTGGCCCGCCGCGGAAGATCCATCCGGATCTGGTGTGCCGGCTGCGCCACCGGTGAAGAACCCTACTCGATTGCGATCCTCATGCACGAACTGATGGCGCTTCATCGAGATATCGGTGTAACGATATACGCGACCGATATCGACGCCGTAGTGCTGCAGAAAGCCACAGCCGGCATCTACGACAGGAAGTCGCTTGAGAATGTGGACGAGCGCCGGATCAGGAAGCACTTTATCAGCCGCGACGACGGTACGTTCGAGGTCCGTCCCCACCTCAAGGACCTCGTCAAGTTCCGACAGCACGACCTGATGTCGGGCGTTCCCATCGCCAGATATCTCGACGCCGTCACCTGCCGAAACGTCACCATCTACTTTACCGAGGAGCAGAAGAACGAACTCGCCCACCTCTTCCATTCTGCACTTGCCGCCGACGGTTACTATGTCATGGGGAAGACGGAGTACCTAGGGCGCGAGGTGGAGCACCTCTTTGCGCCTTATAACGTTATGCAGAAGATACTGCGGAAGGCTGCGTAG
- a CDS encoding chemotaxis protein CheW, producing the protein MAASIDVVEFQLGEEHYALDIQIAREIVEMMPITPLPRAPRYLAGIINLRGEITNIIDLRNLLGLPESEVVESQKIVVLMPDVASGSNVGIIVDDVHSVIQVRNEDIEHISDGITSSISSYVKGIIKIGGEDDEKAKTLIIWLDVQKVIGDLGHYQNAQ; encoded by the coding sequence ATGGCAGCATCCATAGATGTGGTAGAGTTCCAACTCGGGGAAGAACACTACGCACTGGATATCCAGATAGCACGGGAGATCGTGGAGATGATGCCGATCACTCCCCTCCCCCGTGCTCCTCGGTACCTTGCCGGCATCATCAACCTGCGAGGTGAGATTACGAACATCATCGATCTCCGAAACCTCCTCGGGCTTCCCGAATCCGAGGTGGTGGAGAGCCAGAAGATCGTCGTGCTGATGCCGGACGTGGCGAGCGGATCGAACGTGGGGATCATCGTCGACGATGTCCATAGCGTCATTCAGGTCCGTAACGAAGACATCGAACATATCAGCGACGGTATTACGTCATCGATCAGCAGCTACGTCAAAGGCATCATCAAGATAGGGGGCGAGGACGACGAGAAGGCAAAGACGCTCATCATCTGGCTCGATGTCCAGAAAGTTATCGGCGACCTCGGACACTATCAGAATGCCCAGTAA
- a CDS encoding methyl-accepting chemotaxis protein — MIDKPGRKALFTGPVVPGTAGQGPVVLPEAIEAALRAGIDGDTSARVDLAGVPEEFRTMAVSINALLAKTDEDKRDLQSRLEAAGAHRQRSETLIQQNPMPILVVDQGFRVTAANAAYAEMSGIPKDRVIGKSLRDFKVTLQEGSGLGQVVREKKQAYAEVIVELPSGTRTLEQYGIPLFDEENALESILIVYNDITKQRGEEYEIRRMQYRVDTMIKQNPLAIATLRADKSRIDINDEYVRMWRGTREETLAKKLYDYDITILNGEHFYACYETKKLARTDVMVKWPDGVKRYLTLNAIPILDEKGEIEMAFYVWNDWTDLQEEKEEAEKTKHRVDTMIKLNPLAIATLRADKSRIDINDEYARMWRGTREETLAKKLYDYDITILDGEHFYACYETKKPAKTDVMVKWPDGVKKYLTLNAIPILDAKGEIEMAFYVWNDWTDLQEETQEVEKTKHRVDAMIKQNPLAIATLRADKSRIDINDEYARMWRGTREETLAKKLYDYDITILNGEHFYACYETKKLARTDVMVKWPDGVKKYLTLNAIPILDAKGEIEMAFYVWNDWTKSKEEEDQIRNLMETAKRESERLAKSAEELGGALAAMAEGDLTAFVDADAGDPLQKVKVDYNASLTAIRTLLDEVTKAAHQVDMTTKEVSKSSDEIIRATEQVATSTQQSSEDARRQLDKIEEIGKDINDLSASIEEIASTSQEVMEHASKASKEGNEAASLGEVATKKMLLVEEISKQTVDEISTLNNQMREINNIVKLITDIANQTNLLALNAAIEAARAGEHGRGFAVVAGEIRNLAGESKRASQDIENLIRTIQASTEKTAGSMQASHQEIQAGIESVNKVIAGLNRIVNGVEVVAHGITEITKATEDQAGSTNDVMQKMDESTHMTKENLARTEDMAALAEEVSASTQEVGSASHELAGMAEQLEKTMKRFKLN; from the coding sequence ATGATCGATAAACCTGGAAGAAAAGCACTGTTTACCGGGCCGGTTGTGCCGGGTACGGCCGGACAAGGGCCGGTGGTATTGCCTGAAGCGATCGAGGCTGCGCTCCGCGCCGGGATCGATGGAGACACCTCCGCGAGGGTCGACCTTGCCGGCGTTCCGGAGGAGTTCCGGACCATGGCCGTCTCGATCAACGCGCTGCTTGCGAAGACGGATGAGGATAAGAGAGATCTTCAGAGCCGACTGGAGGCAGCCGGAGCCCATCGTCAGCGATCCGAGACGCTCATCCAGCAGAACCCGATGCCTATCTTGGTCGTCGACCAGGGGTTCAGGGTTACCGCAGCAAACGCAGCGTACGCTGAGATGAGCGGGATCCCAAAGGACCGGGTCATTGGCAAAAGTCTGAGGGATTTCAAGGTAACTTTGCAGGAGGGTTCCGGTCTTGGGCAGGTGGTCCGGGAGAAGAAGCAGGCGTATGCCGAAGTCATAGTCGAACTCCCTTCCGGGACCCGCACGCTTGAGCAATATGGGATCCCGCTCTTCGATGAAGAAAATGCCCTTGAGAGCATTCTTATTGTCTATAACGATATCACCAAACAGCGGGGAGAAGAGTACGAGATCCGGCGGATGCAGTACCGCGTGGATACGATGATCAAGCAGAACCCGCTTGCGATCGCGACACTCCGGGCTGATAAGAGTCGGATCGACATCAACGACGAGTATGTCCGGATGTGGCGGGGGACCCGGGAAGAGACCCTCGCAAAGAAACTCTACGACTACGACATCACCATCCTCAACGGCGAACACTTCTACGCCTGCTATGAGACGAAGAAACTCGCTCGGACCGACGTCATGGTCAAGTGGCCCGACGGCGTGAAGAGGTATCTCACCCTGAACGCCATCCCCATCCTCGATGAGAAAGGCGAGATCGAGATGGCCTTCTACGTCTGGAACGACTGGACCGACCTTCAGGAGGAGAAGGAGGAGGCAGAGAAGACCAAGCACCGGGTGGACACGATGATCAAGCTGAATCCGCTTGCGATCGCGACGCTCCGGGCCGATAAGAGCCGGATCGACATCAACGACGAGTATGCCCGGATGTGGCGGGGGACGCGGGAAGAGACCCTCGCAAAGAAACTCTACGACTACGACATCACCATCCTCGACGGCGAGCACTTCTACGCCTGCTACGAGACGAAGAAGCCCGCCAAGACCGACGTCATGGTCAAGTGGCCCGACGGCGTGAAGAAGTACCTCACCCTGAACGCCATCCCCATCCTTGATGCGAAGGGCGAGATCGAGATGGCCTTCTATGTCTGGAACGACTGGACCGATCTCCAAGAGGAGACTCAGGAAGTCGAGAAGACCAAGCACCGGGTGGATGCGATGATCAAGCAGAACCCGCTTGCGATCGCGACGCTTCGGGCCGATAAGAGCCGGATCGACATCAACGATGAGTATGCCCGAATGTGGCGGGGGACCCGGGAAGAGACCCTCGCAAAGAAACTCTACGACTACGACATCACCATCCTCAACGGCGAACACTTCTACGCCTGCTACGAGACAAAGAAACTCGCTCGGACCGACGTCATGGTCAAGTGGCCCGACGGCGTGAAGAAGTACCTTACCCTGAACGCCATCCCCATCCTCGATGCGAAGGGCGAGATCGAGATGGCCTTCTATGTCTGGAACGACTGGACCAAGAGCAAGGAAGAGGAGGACCAGATCAGGAACCTGATGGAGACCGCGAAGCGGGAGAGCGAGAGGCTCGCAAAGAGCGCCGAAGAACTCGGCGGCGCGCTCGCCGCCATGGCGGAGGGCGACCTGACGGCATTTGTGGACGCAGATGCCGGCGACCCCCTCCAGAAGGTGAAGGTAGATTATAACGCCTCGTTGACCGCCATACGCACACTCCTCGACGAAGTGACGAAGGCGGCTCATCAGGTCGACATGACGACGAAGGAAGTCAGCAAGAGTTCCGACGAGATCATCCGGGCCACGGAACAGGTTGCCACCTCCACGCAGCAGTCGTCGGAGGATGCACGGAGGCAGCTCGATAAGATCGAGGAGATCGGCAAGGATATCAACGACCTCTCGGCATCGATCGAGGAGATAGCAAGCACGTCGCAGGAGGTCATGGAGCACGCCTCAAAGGCGTCGAAGGAGGGGAACGAAGCGGCTTCACTCGGCGAGGTCGCGACGAAGAAGATGCTCCTCGTCGAGGAGATCTCCAAGCAGACCGTGGACGAGATCAGCACGCTCAACAACCAGATGCGGGAGATCAACAACATCGTCAAGTTGATCACCGATATCGCCAACCAGACCAACCTTCTTGCGCTCAACGCCGCAATCGAGGCCGCCCGCGCCGGAGAGCACGGCCGCGGGTTCGCCGTGGTCGCAGGCGAGATCAGGAACCTTGCCGGCGAGTCCAAGCGGGCGAGCCAGGATATCGAGAACCTGATCCGGACGATCCAGGCCAGCACCGAGAAGACCGCAGGCTCCATGCAGGCGTCCCATCAGGAGATCCAGGCAGGCATCGAGAGCGTCAACAAGGTCATCGCGGGCTTGAACCGGATCGTCAACGGCGTGGAAGTGGTCGCCCACGGCATCACCGAGATTACGAAGGCCACCGAAGACCAGGCCGGCTCCACCAACGACGTCATGCAGAAGATGGACGAGTCCACCCACATGACGAAGGAGAACCTGGCCCGCACCGAGGATATGGCCGCACTTGCCGAGGAGGTCAGCGCATCAACCCAGGAGGTCGGCAGCGCATCGCATGAACTGGCAGGTATGGCCGAACAGCTCGAGAAGACGATGAAGCGGTTCAAACTCAACTGA
- a CDS encoding ParA family protein, with protein MLVITVVAFAHHKGGTGKTTSCLNVAGYLQKDGKNVLVVDCDPQANATTGLGVNPESLELSMYDVFMSVFEGFPDIAINDVIVPTASGVDLAPATLDLVGVEPYLYSIEDRAGLLREALARVRDNYDFILIDTPPSMGQFVINGLVAADHTVVTLDPGTFALKGMDALSTVFGDIREMLGENISADFAILTRWKGSGDRSAGTGGLALFLKRIFSPGPSAEEEKERERLRSFENEVKKAFKQVFMVPYSPAIYETQQHGLPISHYAPESDAGREYRAITTALEELNDKRTEDV; from the coding sequence GTGCTGGTTATTACAGTTGTAGCGTTCGCCCACCACAAAGGCGGCACGGGAAAAACGACGTCATGCCTCAATGTTGCAGGATACCTCCAGAAAGATGGAAAGAACGTTCTGGTGGTGGACTGCGACCCGCAGGCCAACGCCACTACGGGGCTGGGGGTAAACCCAGAGAGCCTTGAGTTGAGCATGTATGATGTCTTCATGAGTGTCTTTGAAGGATTTCCTGACATAGCGATCAACGATGTCATCGTCCCCACGGCATCGGGGGTCGACCTGGCTCCGGCAACACTGGACCTGGTAGGAGTCGAACCATATCTCTACAGTATCGAGGACCGGGCAGGGCTGTTAAGGGAGGCGCTCGCCCGCGTGCGAGATAACTACGACTTCATCCTGATCGACACGCCTCCCAGTATGGGGCAGTTCGTCATCAACGGCCTTGTTGCTGCGGATCACACCGTCGTCACCCTGGATCCCGGCACCTTTGCTCTCAAAGGCATGGATGCCCTATCGACGGTATTCGGCGACATCAGGGAGATGCTCGGGGAGAACATCTCTGCGGATTTCGCTATCCTGACCCGTTGGAAGGGCTCAGGCGACCGGTCGGCCGGAACAGGCGGCCTCGCACTCTTTTTGAAACGGATCTTCTCGCCCGGCCCCTCCGCGGAAGAGGAGAAAGAGAGAGAGCGGTTGAGATCGTTTGAGAACGAAGTCAAAAAAGCGTTCAAGCAGGTGTTCATGGTTCCCTACTCGCCCGCAATCTACGAGACACAGCAACACGGACTTCCGATCTCCCACTACGCACCCGAAAGCGACGCCGGCAGGGAATACCGGGCAATAACAACCGCACTTGAGGAACTAAACGATAAACGTACCGAGGATGTGTAA
- a CDS encoding M48 family metalloprotease — protein sequence MVGADRNSRLYRIFEELQQKGLIDRERRLVQCPFTLSMRGCAALNSIRYRRAFYERNLSWASDDTLRFVLLHEEGHIRRGSSRVSALLALPILPYLLLLHQPYADSLFRGILPFLQIGTFPTVKIALIAVLALTALLGYRAYYRRMYDEEFTADQYAAEAMRRHYRIGDPGALLQTLLSGLRAVPGYFRSEPDYRPSIAERVQRVRGSTGPTGGDGCSITYSSDTGLSR from the coding sequence ATGGTAGGGGCGGACAGGAACTCACGATTATATCGGATATTCGAGGAACTCCAGCAAAAAGGGTTGATTGACCGAGAAAGAAGGTTAGTCCAGTGCCCCTTCACACTCTCCATGCGGGGGTGCGCGGCACTCAACAGCATTCGCTACCGTCGTGCGTTCTACGAGAGAAACCTTTCTTGGGCCAGCGACGACACCCTGCGGTTCGTGCTGCTCCACGAGGAGGGGCATATCAGAAGAGGTTCTTCCCGGGTCTCTGCTCTCTTGGCCCTCCCCATCCTTCCTTACCTCCTCCTGCTCCATCAGCCGTATGCGGACTCGCTGTTCCGGGGGATCTTACCGTTTCTGCAGATAGGCACCTTTCCCACCGTGAAGATAGCCCTTATCGCCGTCCTTGCCCTGACCGCCCTCTTGGGCTACCGGGCATACTATCGCCGCATGTACGACGAAGAGTTCACCGCCGACCAGTATGCGGCGGAGGCGATGAGGCGCCACTACCGGATTGGAGATCCCGGGGCTCTCCTCCAGACCCTGCTCTCCGGCCTGCGGGCGGTCCCCGGCTACTTCCGTTCCGAACCTGATTACCGGCCGTCCATCGCCGAGCGCGTACAGAGGGTCAGGGGCTCGACGGGTCCGACCGGAGGCGACGGCTGTTCCATTACATATTCCTCGGATACAGGCCTCTCCCGCTGA
- the ade gene encoding adenine deaminase, producing the protein MDFAVKDGLIVGVGDYQGKREYDLAGTYVVPGLIDGHVHIESSLLAPAEYARLVLAHGTTTVIADPHEIANVCGAPGIEYMLAEGARTPLDIRVMLPSCVPATPLDAGGALLAAGDLARFRGREGVIGLAEVMNVPGVLAGDGDLRAKMDLFAVIDGHAPFLSGKDLNAYIYAGVQSDHECTTLGEAREKLLRGMYVMIREGSTERNLRDLLPLVDACTAARCCFATDDRHADMLASEGHIDDCIRKSVACGLEVELALRMATLSAAERFGLHDRGALAPGRLADFCIVDDPDRFRVLRTFKRGVEVVDAGYRLPACPAAPLRARVPNARDIRITGRGEARVIGIVPGQIVTRDLRCTVDAAEIPDLDRDILKAVVTDRYRASGSGVGLVRGFGLQEGAIAGSVSHDSHNIVAVGVDDADIVRAVGEVVRLGGGLVAVSGDDVTALPLECAGLMSALPYKEVVQRLGALLEHARRLGAVENPFMYLSFLALTVIPEVRVTERGVFDVRAFADVPLFCE; encoded by the coding sequence GTGGACTTCGCGGTGAAGGACGGCCTCATCGTCGGCGTCGGGGATTACCAAGGGAAGCGGGAGTACGACCTTGCGGGAACCTACGTGGTCCCCGGGTTGATCGACGGCCACGTCCACATCGAGAGTTCACTCCTTGCACCTGCGGAGTACGCCCGTCTCGTCCTTGCGCACGGCACGACGACCGTGATCGCCGACCCCCATGAGATCGCCAACGTCTGCGGGGCGCCCGGAATCGAGTACATGCTCGCCGAGGGTGCGCGGACGCCGCTTGATATCCGGGTCATGCTCCCGTCCTGCGTCCCGGCGACACCGCTCGATGCTGGCGGCGCCCTGCTTGCGGCCGGAGACCTCGCCCGGTTCCGCGGACGGGAAGGAGTCATCGGGCTTGCCGAGGTGATGAACGTTCCCGGCGTTCTCGCCGGCGACGGCGATCTCCGGGCGAAGATGGACCTTTTTGCGGTGATCGACGGCCATGCACCGTTCCTCTCCGGCAAGGACCTGAACGCCTATATCTACGCCGGGGTTCAGAGCGACCACGAGTGCACAACCTTAGGAGAGGCGAGGGAGAAACTCCTCCGGGGGATGTACGTCATGATCCGGGAGGGTTCGACCGAGCGGAACCTCCGCGACCTTCTGCCGCTCGTCGACGCCTGCACGGCGGCACGGTGCTGTTTTGCCACCGACGACCGGCACGCCGATATGCTCGCGAGCGAAGGGCATATCGACGACTGTATCAGGAAATCGGTCGCGTGCGGCCTCGAAGTCGAGCTGGCGCTCCGCATGGCCACGCTCTCCGCTGCCGAGCGGTTCGGGCTCCATGACCGGGGGGCCCTCGCTCCAGGGAGGCTCGCCGACTTCTGCATCGTCGACGACCCCGACCGGTTCCGCGTCCTGCGGACGTTCAAGCGCGGCGTCGAGGTGGTCGATGCCGGCTACCGTCTGCCTGCCTGCCCTGCGGCTCCCTTGCGGGCCCGCGTGCCGAATGCCCGGGACATCCGGATCACCGGCCGGGGAGAGGCGCGGGTGATCGGCATCGTGCCCGGGCAGATCGTGACCCGCGACCTGCGCTGCACGGTGGACGCCGCCGAGATCCCGGACCTCGACCGGGACATACTCAAAGCGGTCGTCACCGACCGCTACCGAGCCAGCGGCTCCGGTGTCGGGCTCGTCCGGGGTTTCGGCCTGCAGGAGGGGGCGATCGCCGGGTCGGTCTCCCACGACTCCCACAACATCGTCGCCGTCGGGGTCGACGACGCCGATATCGTCCGCGCCGTCGGGGAGGTGGTCCGGCTCGGAGGCGGGCTCGTGGCGGTCTCCGGCGACGACGTGACCGCCCTCCCCCTCGAGTGCGCCGGACTTATGTCGGCCCTTCCCTATAAGGAGGTCGTGCAACGCCTCGGTGCTCTTTTGGAGCACGCGCGAAGGCTCGGGGCGGTCGAGAACCCCTTCATGTATCTCTCATTCCTCGCCCTGACCGTCATCCCCGAGGTGCGGGTCACGGAGCGGGGGGTCTTTGATGTCCGGGCCTTCGCGGACGTCCCGCTCTTCTGTGAGTGA